A section of the Oryza sativa Japonica Group chromosome 1, ASM3414082v1 genome encodes:
- the LOC4325197 gene encoding protein RST1, producing the protein MASSSSAAAAAAGAGAGAVALGRLVDRTRVPDPTLQRHAVAALFRHLLTSVPPPLPSAAHDALSSLLASPHPAVAAHAAASVARLAASRADLLSPELALPLLIAPLSASPSPRLASCFVKAVAALVSCALRSGSAASRFPPHDHPFVQALASGADGARAELQRQAARLVAEGVHGVVGFLRPFVMFAAVRKGDTAFVKDLIGALAAAAVAAARPDSAVPVLKLLAECLLHFGRGDGEEVRLWLSSVECLVDAYVVLLRKFAHAQMATYDAQANSVELIEMLLSQCSLHHQFMGNTSVVLGLSKHLFLAQKDLGLCYLPEISVVLSSLAFILSGLEFEHEQLSGLKLLAFLIEWRHENALRTNEAVHHFSEEIVCVLPVINLVISPSKSVKSVASHVLSRFHVLVLDLLASCSSEQQDSSMVHHISKPTSILPKLVHHLWSQSSSSGFIFTKYITSRGLAESAGNSTEPNYWTHQINEYLSALRKEKLSLDSLSSKKIQSVAISSLLSSAVSVLVMHPKIGTSAAQSLALLGATDPKLGMPLLVLILFYTKVLYSNNNCDANILLSLLESLPSLAVHGFVLPLSLQLISSMLKKDVKSVLYPIAVRLLCKMWTVTDWAFQNLQGTLDPENFSNSVDDREVFTSIAASVRDVCKQNPDRGVDLILSVSACIESRDSVVQALGLESLSYLCEEDVVDFYTAWKVISKQLLDFSIDPTVSHGLCILLRWGAMDSEAYPGTSKHLIQILWSIGTYREKNVDPLWVKARGTAFQSLSHYKISLIKDAIPDFWRINYECFTTERNLEVLKAMDNFQAEIINFEHINRRRLTTDKITTVHKFEKLLDAFPQAVFKGKSAHHRFPGAALLTLNFTPKDILHEGKSKDLPRVHAAYEQALVEMAESMYISRNMVVALLALHSWKSFVSNWMQAVIACLDTKESSKLNKASKAADDIFKILCKCVPVSTPSVVVSIALAIGALCLVVPPTAHLVISSASDFLLRWLFQYEHEHQQWSTALSLGLISNCFHPTDKRSKLQVINGLLEVISKTESYLVKGACGLGLGYCCQALLARADNAADSELEATTQLTERASVEEILHTLTTSLVQLCPFSCYSLKKLSICGIKSLEGMEEKYVSLEDDPWAVAGLVLGLGNSVVSLYRLGAYEAIIEVKNILISWIPDVDSSSLLFDEEDSASLCMGSCLALPSVLAFCQKVELLNDDLDALFNRYTSLATNLLSLKKSGTIFQNLLMAICIGAGSFLSSILNDGVHAMKFTDVKDLLDTLKHIYTHPYPPLVHLGGMLGTVNAFGAGAGDLTGICRQPTNSQIKHEKESSLVRGPVLTSSVGETLSTSMIQEIFLLAKDAEDDHIKDYAAWAISFLRSRWLSKNQIIFDDDCSQRNSSDSNQSTSFSDESLVWNLSQWLRDLNFEKPDSMVSTSTVATVLRCLSKAPRLPSIDWGVIVRRCMNVEAHIPDMLTNHHDPKLLREECLYISLAHASHISPLLHFIDDLTDLSRFRRLEINLQSILLQYLSTLMKLFSLSRLDKLSEDLTEYLYSPTSSYLDYSSEQRSMLRTSFWKGIRECLVEDVSEESSGFSCIKKCIQSLSPLLSLHKDGQPEFIEEWSAAIKCLTVAQKGLLGDMLQVEISSSFNELEHIDVAKKIIIRARMCSSGCGSVDELGNIKTTILSTRLDGVWWNVLVEVAGALYYADSRMKKQWLLDALDIGCVTAHPSTVLHFVGLLCGSCCIYMPLLIVNPTNVLSDLPVTLPSFLSSSIWDDLRNSVADKLWLLTARIYTWAEQLTHSVGLARHDHIHGSEAEMAIFLANILRCTCIAVEDHLAVEKKLKLANLEAL; encoded by the exons atggcctcctcctcctccgccgccgcggcggcggcgggggcgggggcgggggcggtggcGTTGGGGCGACTCGTCGACCGCACCCGCGTCCCCGACCCCACCCTGCAGCGGCACGCCGTCGCGGCCCTCTTCCGCCACCTCCTCACCTCCGTGCCCCCGCCACTCCCCTCCGCGGCGCACGACGCGCTCTCCTCGCTCCTCGCGTCGCCGCACCCGGCCGTCGCGGCGCACGCCGCGGCGTCCGTCGCCCGACTCGCCGCATCCCGCGCCGACCTCCTCTCCCCGGAGCTCGCCCTCCCGCTCCTCATCGCGCCCCTCTCCGCCTCCCCGTCCCCGCGCCTCGCCTCCTGCTTCGTCAAGGCCGTCGCCGCGCTCGTCTCCTGCGCGCTTCGCTCCGgctccgccgcgtcgcgctTCCCGCCCCACGATCACCCGTTCGTCCAGGCGCTCGCCTCGGGGGCcgatggcgcgcgcgcggagctGCAGCGGCAGGCGGCCAGGTTGGTCGCCGAGGGGGTACACGGGGTTGTAGGGTTTTTGAGGCCATTCGTTATGTTTGCTGCGGTGAGGAAGGGGGACACTGCGTTCGTGAAGGATTTGATTGGCGCACTGGCCGCAGCGGCTGTTGCAGCGGCAAGGCCGGATTCTGCAGTCCCGGTGCTGAAATTGCTTGCGGAGTGCTTGCTGCATTTTGGCCGTGGGGATGGTGAG GAAGTGCGGCTCTGGCTTAGCTCCGTGGAGTGCTTGGTGGATGCTTATGTGGTATTATTGAGGAAGTTTGCTCATGCTCAAATG GCAACTTATGATGCCCAAGCAAATAGTGTGGAGTTGATAGAAATGCTTCTATCACAATGCTCACTTCATCACCAATTTATGGGAAATACTTCTGTTGTACTTGGATTATCAAAACATTTGTTTTTGGCTCAAAAGGACCTTGGTTTATGCTATCTTCCAGAGATTTCTGTTGTTCTCAGCTCCCTTGCTTTCATTCTCAGTGGGCTGGAGTTTGAACATGAGCAACTGTCTGGATTGAAACTACTGGCCTTTTTGATTGAGTGGAGACATGAAAATG CACTCAGAACAAATGAAGCAGTACATCACTTCAGCGAGGAGATTGTTTGTGTTCTGCCTGTTATCAACCTTGTTATATCTCCATCTAAATCTGTCAAATCAGTGGCATCTCATGTTCTATCAAGATTTCACGTGCTTGTTTTAGATTTGCTGGCATCTTGTTCATCTGAACAACAGGACAGCTCAATGGTTCATCACATAAGCAAACCTACATCTATTCTTCCTAAACTTGTACATCATCTATGGTCTCAG TCGTCTTCATCGGGTTTCatttttacaaaatatataaCTAGCAGGGGGTTAGCTGAGTCTGCTGGAAATTCGACCGAACCAAACTATTGGACACATCAAATAAACGAGTACCTGTCAGCCCTTCGCAAGGAAAAGCTTTCACTGGACAGCCTGTCTTCGAAAAAGATACAATCAG TAGCAATATCATCTCTGCTAAGCTCTGCAGTATCTGTTTTGGTAATGCACCCAAAAATTGGTACTTCTGCTGCTCAGTCCTTGGCTCTTCTTGGTGCAACAGACCCAAAACTGGGTATGCCGTTGTTGGTACTTATCCTCTTCTATACGAAGGTCCTGTACAGCAACAATAACTGCGATGCAAATATTTTG CTTAGTTTGCTAGAGTCATTGCCATCACTCGCTGTACATGGTTTTGTGCTTCCACTCTCACTGCAATTGATATCATCAATGCTTAAAAAGGACGTAAAATC GGTTCTGTATCCTATAGCTGTTCGATTGCTTTGCAAGATGTGGACTGTCACTGATTGGGCATTCCAAAACTTGCAA GGAACTCTGGATCCTGAAAATTTTTCCAATTCTGTTGATGATAGAGAAGTTTTCACAAGTATAGCTGCATCAGTACGTGATGTGTGCAAGCAGAACCCAGATAGAGGCGTTGATCTCATACTATCTGTCTCG GCTTGTATTGAGAGTCGTGATTCTGTTGTTCAAGCTCTTGGCCTGGAGAGCCTCTCCTATCTCTGCGAAGAAGATGTAGTTG ATTTCTATACTGCCTGGAAAGTTATATCAAAGCAGCTGCTTGATTTTTCGATAGATCCTACTGTTTCCCATGG CTTATGCATTCTATTGAGATGGGGAGCAATGGATTCTGAAGCATATCCTGGAACCTCAAAACACTTGATACAAATATTGTGGAGCATTGGAACTTACAGGGAGAAAAATGTTGACCCTCTCTGGGTTAAAGCAAGAGGAACTGCTTTTCAGTCCTTGTCCCACTATAAG ATCTCGCTTATTAAAGATGCTATTCCTGATTTCTGGCGGATAAATTATGAATGCTTTACCACTGAACGAAATCTGGAAGTTCTGAAAGCAATGGATAACTTCCAGGCCGAGATTATCAATTTTGAGCACAT TAACCGTCGTCGATTGACTACGGATAAAATAACCACAGTGCATAAATTTGAGAAGCTACTGGATGCTTTCCCTCAGGCGGTGTTTAAAG GAAAGTCAGCGCATCATCGGTTTCCTGGTGCAGCTCTTCTAACTCTCAATTTTACCCCGAAGGACATCCTTCATGAAGGGAAATCTAAG GATTTGCCTAGAGTACATGCTGCATATGAACAAGCATTAGTGGAGATGGCTGAATCTATGTATATATCAAGAAATATGGTGGTAGCTCTTCTTGCACTGCATTCATGgaaatcatttgtttcaaattGGATGCAAGCTGTTATTGCTTGTCTAGACACTAAAGAATCCTCAAAGTTGAACAAGGCTTCAAAAGCAGCTGATGATATATTTAAG ATTCTGTGCAAGTGTGTTCCTGTATCCACTCCTAGTGTTGTTGTTAGCATTGCTCTTGCTATTGGAGCATTGTGCTTG GTTGTTCCTCCAACAGCCCATCTAGTAATCTCTTCTGCATCAGATTTTCTTTTGAGATGGCTATTCCAATATGAGCATGAACATCAACAGTGGTCCACGGCTCTTTCTCTGGGACTAATATCGAATTGTTTTCATCCCACGGACAAAAGGAGCAAGCTTCAGGTTATCAATGGACTCCTTGAG GTAATCTCAAAAACTGAAAGCTACCTTGTAAAAGGAGCTTGTGGACTCGGATTGGGTTATTGTTGCCAAGCTCTTTTAGCCAGAGCAGATAATGCAGCTGATTCAGAATTAGAAGCGACTACACAACTTACTGAGCGTGCATCAGTTGAAGAAATTCTTCACACTTTGACGACTTCATTAGTTCAGCTATGTCCATTTTCATGCTATTCCCTCAAGAAGCTAAGTATTTGTGGAATAAAATCCTTGGAAGGAATGGAAGAAAAATATGTTAGCTTAGAAGATGATCCTTGGGCTGTTGCAGGACTTGTTCTTGGCCTGGGAAACTCTGTTGTTTCACTATATAGGCTTGGAGCTTATGAAGCTATTATTGAAGTCAAGAATATATTGATATCATGGATACCAGATGTGGATTCTAGCTCTTTGTTATTTGATGAAGAAGATTCGGCATCGCTATGTATGGGCTCTTGCCTTGCCCTTCCATCTGTTTTAGCTTTTTGCCAGAAGGTGGAATTGCTGAATGATGACTTGGATGCTTTGTTCAATCGCTACACTTCTTTAGCTACTAATCTCCTGAGCCTTAAGAAATCTGGGACTATCTTTCAGAATTTGCTGATGGCGATCTGTATTGGTGCTGGATCTTTCCTGTCTTCTATATTGAATGATGGGGTGCATGCTATGAAATTTACTGATGTCAAAGATCTTCTTGACACTCTTAAACACATATATACCCATCCATATCCTCCTCTTGTCCATTTAGGAGGCATGCTTGGTACTGTCAACGCTTTTGGTGCTGGTGCTGGAGACCTCACTGGGATCTGTCGGCAGCCGACAAATTCACAAATTAAGCACGAAAAG GAGTCATCTTTGGTGAGAGGTCCTGTACTCACAAGTTCTGTTGGTGAGACTCTTTCAACGTCAATGATTCAGGAGATATTTCTTCTTGCCAAGGATGCTGAGGATGACCACATAAAAGATTATGCTGCATGGGCTATTTCATTTCTTAGAAGCAGGTGGCTATCAAAGAATCAGATTATTTTTGATGATGATTGTTCTCAAAGAAATTCTAGTGATTCCAATCAATCGACAAGTTTTTCTGATGAAAGCTTAGTGTGGAACTTAAGTCAGTGGTTGAGGGATCTTAACTTCGAAAAG CCTGATAGTATGGTGTCAACAAGTACAGTCGCAACTGTTTTGAGATGCCTTTCCAAAGCTCCTAGATTGCCATCTATAGACTGGGGGGTTATTGTGCGGCGGTGCATGAATGTTGAGGCACACATTCCTGATATGTTGACGAATCATCATGATCCTAAATTATTGAGGGAAGAATGCCTATATATTTCTCTAGCTCATGCAAGTCATATCAGTCCTCTTCTGCACTTTATTGATGATCTGACAGACTTATCCAGATTCAGGAGATTAGAAATAAATTTGCAGTCCATTTTGCTCCAATATTTATCAACCCTAATGaaactcttctctctctcaagaTTAGACAAATTGTCTGAGGATTTAACTGAGTACTTGTATTCCCCCACATCTTCGTACTTGGATTACTCATCTGAGCAGAGAAGCATGTTAAGAACATCATTCTGGAAGGGCATTCGCGAGTGTCTAGTGGAGGATGTATCTGAAGAGTCTAGTGGTTTCTCATGTATTAAGAAGTGCATTCAAAGCTTGTCACCTCTCCTGAGTCTCCATAAAGATGGTCAGCCTGAATTCATAGAGGAGTGGTCTGCTGCTATCAAATGCCTTACAGTTGCACAGAAAGGTTTGCTGGGTGATATGCTGCAG GTCGAAATTTCGTCATCCTTCAATGAGCTAGAGCATATTGATGTGGCCAAAAAGATAATCATCAGGGCAAGAATGTGTTCTAGCGGTTGTGGTTCTGTAGATGAGCTGGGGAACATAAAGACTACAATACTGAGTACAAGGCTTGATG GTGTCTGGTGGAATGTCCTTGTTGAAGTTGCTGGTGCTCTATATTATGCTGATAGTCGTATGAAAAAGCAGTGGCTTCTGGATGCATTAGATATTGGCTGTGTTACAGCCCATCCCTCCACG GTACTCCATTTCGTTGGCCTGCTATGTGGTAGCTGCTGCATCTATATGCCACTTCTCATTGTTAACCCAACAAATGTACTGAGTGACTTGCCTGTCACCCTTCCTTCGTTTCTCTCTAGCAGCATTTGGGATGACCTCCGGAACTCTGTTGCTGATAAGTTATGGTTGTTGACCGCTCGCATCTACACTTGGGCAGAACAGCTGACTCATAGTGTCGGCCTCGCACGCCATGACCATATTCATGGAAGTGAAGCTGAAATGGCTATTTTTCTTGCCAATATTCTGCGCTGTACTTGCATTGCAGTGGAAGATCACTTGGCTGTTGAAAAGAAGCTAAAACTTGCAAACCTGGAGGCTCTATGA
- the LOC4325198 gene encoding tryptophan aminotransferase-related protein 2 — MAALRVGTRAVEGRFQASNGGGGGGGGMAPSSRLVAAHREAKPRSSHSAAPWKLPRRRAGAMPLWRVAVFASVALNVATLALLLHHYATSPPPHHHHHDAGLATRSSDAAVHRRARTASSMAPSTGKPAVTTDSVINLDHGDPTMFEEFWRETGDAAEVVIPGWQTMSYFSDVTNVCWFLEPELDRQVRRLHRVVGNAAVDGYHVLVGTGSTQLFMAALYALAPDAAAAAAGEPISVVSTAPYYSSYPAVTDFLRSGLFRWAGDADAFKGDSYIELVCSPNNPDGAIREAVLDPKTGNGRTVHDLAYYWPQYTPITKRASHDIMLFTVSKSTGHAGTRIGWALVKDRAIARKMTKFVELNTIGVSKDSQMRAAKVLAAVSDGYERRPEQTKETMTTPLRLFDFGRRKMVERWSMLRAAAAASGIFSLPEETSGFCNFTKETAATNPAFAWLRCDREDVEDCAGFLRGHKILTRSGAQFGADARYVRVSMLDRDDAFDIFINRLSSLK; from the exons atggcggcATTGCGCGTGGGCACGAGGGCGGTGGAAGGGAGGTTCCAAGcgagcaacggcggcggcggcggtggcggcggcatggcgccgtcgtcgcgcctcGTCGCGGCGCACCGGGAAGCGAAGCCGAGGAGCAGCCACTCGGCGGCGCCGTGGAagctgccgcggcggcgagccggcgccaTGCCGCTGTGGCGCGTCGCGGTGTTCGCCTCCGTCGCATTGAACGTCGCCACCCTCgcactcctcctccaccactacgccacctctcctcctccccaccaccaccaccacgacgccGGACTCGCCACTCGCAgcagcgacgccgccgtccaccgGCGAGCCAGGACGGCGTCGTCGATGGCGCCGTCGaccggcaagccggcggtgacgacggaTTCCGTTATCAACCTTGACCA CGGCGACCCGACCATGTTCGAGGAGTTCTGGAGGGagaccggcgacgcggcggaggtCGTCATCCCGGGGTGGCAGACGATGAGCTACTTCTCCGACGTGACCAACGTCTGCTGGTTCCTCGAGCCGGAGCTCGACCGCCaggtgcgccgcctccaccgagtcGTCGGcaacgccgccgtcgacggctaCCACGTCCTCGTCGGCACCGGCTCCACCCAGCTCTTCATGGCCGCGCTCTACGCCCTcgcccccgacgccgccgccgctgccgccggcgagcccatCAGCGTCGTCTCCACTGCGCCCTACTACTCG TCATACCCCGCCGTGACGGACTTCCTCCGGTCGGGGCTCTTCCGGTgggccggcgacgccgacgccttCAAAGGCGACTCCTACATTGAGCTGGTCTGCTCCCCGAACAATCCTGACGGCGCCATCCGTGAAGCTGTTCTTGATCCAAAGACCGGCAATGGCAGGACGGTCCATGACCTGGCCTACTACTGGCCTCAGTACACCCCCATCACCAAGCGTGCTTCCCATGACATCATGCTCTTCACCGTCTCCAAGAGCACCGGCCATGCCGGGACCAGGATCGG gtGGGCGTTGGTGAAGGACCGGGCGATCGCGAGGAAGATGACGAAGTTTGTGGAGCTGAACACGATCGGGGTGTCCAAGGACTCGCAGATGCGGGCGGCcaaggtgctcgccgccgtctccgacggctacgagcggcggccggagcagaCGAAAGAGACGATGACCACTCCTCTTCGCCTGTTCGACTTTGGTCGACGCAAGATGGTGGAGCGGTGGAGCATGCTccgcgctgctgccgccgcctccggcatcTTCAGCCTCCCGGAGGAGACCTCCGGCTTCTGCAACTTCACCAAGGAGACCGCCGCGACCAACCCTG CGTTCGCGTGGCTGCGGTGCGATAGGGAGGATGTGGAGGATTGTGCGGGGTTTCTCCGTGGGCACAAGATCCTGACGAGGAGCGGGGCGCAGTTCGGGGCGGATGCGAGGTACGTGCGGGTGAGCATGCTCGACAGGGACGACGCGTTCGACATCTTCATCAACCGCCTCTCGTCGCTCAAGTGA
- the LOC4325196 gene encoding protein LATERAL ORGAN BOUNDARIES — MASSSSTSNSAISSVVASAVATTTPGAGSPCAACKFLRRKCLPGCVFAPYFPPEEPQKFANVHKVFGASNVTKLLNELLPHQREDAVSSLAYEAEARVKDPVYGCVGAISVLQRQVHRLQKELDTAHAELLRYACGEVGIPTALPVTAAPRLAAAMPAPGQLAAAVSAGMYGGGRRLGVIDGGGIAPPSPHTAGCYYARNNNAGSIGADVAPVLPYASVANWTVNAISTTTTNSGSESIGMDHKEGGDSSM; from the coding sequence ATGGCATCCTCGTCGAGCACCAGCAACTCCGCCATCTCCTCGGTGGTCGCGTCGGCGGTGGCCACGACGACGCCGGGCGCCGGATCGCCGTGCGCGGCGTGCAAGTTCCTGCGGCGGAAGTGCCTGCCGGGCTGCGTGTTCGCTCCTTACTTCCCGCCGGAGGAGCCGCAGAAGTTCGCCAACGTCCACAAGGTGTTCGGCGCCAGTAACGTCACCAAGCTCCTCAACGAGCTGCTGCCGCACCAGCGGGAGGACGCCGTGAGCTCGCTCGCGTACGAGGCCGAGGCCCGCGTCAAGGACCCCGTCTACGGCTGCGTCGGCGCCATCTCCGTCCTCCAGCGCCAGGTCCACCGCCTCCAGAAGGAGCTCGACACCGCGCACGCCGAGCTCCTCCGCTACGCCTGCGGCGAGGTCGGCATCCCCACCGCGCTCCCCGTCACCGCCGCCCCGAGGCTCGCCGCGGCAATGCCGGCACCAggccagctcgccgccgccgtcagtgCCGGGAtgtacggcggcggccggaggctcggggtcatcgacggcggcgggatAGCGCCGCCTTCCCCCCACACGGCCGGGTGCTACTACGCCCGCAACAACAACGCCGGGAGCAtcggcgctgacgtggcgcccgTCCTACCTTACGCTTCCGTGGCTAATTGGACAGTGAACGCCAttagcaccaccaccaccaactcaGGATCAGAGAGCATTGGGATGGATCACAAGGAAGGAGGAGACAGCAGCATGTGA